Proteins encoded within one genomic window of Lynx canadensis isolate LIC74 chromosome B4, mLynCan4.pri.v2, whole genome shotgun sequence:
- the RAB5B gene encoding ras-related protein Rab-5B has protein sequence MTSRSTARPNGQPQASKICQFKLVLLGESAVGKSSLVLRFVKGQFHEYQESTIGAAFLTQSVCLDDTTVKFEIWDTAGQERYHSLAPMYYRGAQAAIVVYDITNQETFARAKTWVKELQRQASPSIVIALAGNKADLANKRMVEYEEAQAYADDNSLLFMETSAKTAMNVNDLFLAIAKKLPKSEPQNLGGAAGRSRGVDLHEQSQQNKSQCCSN, from the exons ATGACTAGCAGAAGCACAGCCAGGCCCAATGGGCAGCCGCAGGCCAGCAAAATATGCCAGTTCAAATTGGTCCTGCTGGGTGAATCTGCAGTGGGGAAGTCTAGTCTGGTATTACGTTTTGTCAAAGGGCAGTTTCATGAGTACCAGGAGAGCACCATTGGAG CGGCCTTCCTCACCCAGTCTGTTTGTCTAGATGACACAACAGTCAAGTTTGAGATTTGGGACACAGCTGGGCAGGAGCGATACCATAGCTTGGCCCCCATGTACTACAGAGGTGCCCAAGCTGCCATTGTGGTTTATGACATTACTAATCAG GAAACCTTCGCCCGGGCGAAGACATGGGTAAAGGAACTACAGCGACAGGCCAGTCCTAGCATCGTTATTGCCCTGGCGGGGAACAAAGCTGACCTGGCCAATAAGCGCATGGTGGAGTATGAA GAGGCCCAGGCATATGCAGATGACAACAGCTTATTGTTTATGGAGACTTCAGCCAAGACAGCTATGAACGTGAACGATCTCTTCCTGGCAATAG CTAAGAAGCTGCCAAAGAGTGAACCCCAGAATCTGGGGGGTGCAGCAGGCCGAAGCCGGGGTGTGGATCTCCATGAGCAGTCCCAGCAGAACAAGAGCCAATGTTGTAGCAACTGA